The genomic interval CACAGATACTCCTCGTTCGGCCAGGGCTGGTCCCACCAGGATGAGCTGTCGGCACCGCCGTACCGACCGGAGGGCGTACAAATAGCGTACATATGGCGTACCAAGGTAGCCAGGCTACGCCTGACCGGTCGGGTGGTCAGATCCACCGCATGCCGATGGCGGAGAGCTGTTCGACGCGCTCGGGTGTGAGCGCTGCGGCTCGGGATCGCTGGTTACTGACCCATGCCCCTAGCCGCAGGTGATGCTCCTTTGCCTCCTCACCGTCATGGCCTGCGTGTTCGCCGTCGTGACCGGGGTCCTGCTCGCCACCGGTGGTGATCCGTTCGATGTGCTTCCTCGGCACCCGCAGGTGCCCCTCACGCTCGTAGAACTGCTTGGCGGCGGCGTAGTTCATGGCCCATTTGTCGGCCTGGCTGGTGCGCGGCTTCGGCTTCTCGTCCTCGGCCGCGGGCTCGATCCCGAGGACGTGTCCGCACATCCACTGCTGCGCGGTCGTCAGCTTGTCCCAGCTGAGTCGCTGCGCCCGCACCCACCGCCCCAGGTCCTCGCCCTGGTGCACGATGCTGCCCGGCTCCACCGGCAGTTCGCCGCCGGCCTCCAGATGCATCCGGACGAGGTGGAAGCAGCGTTGCCATTCCACCGGCCAGCTCGGGCACCAGGAGGGGTCGATGTCCTCGAGCTGCTCGCGCCGTTCCTCCGGCAGCGCGCCGGCCGCCGACCCCACGGGGAGGCCTTCGGCTCGCCGCTGCTCGATCTCGGCGGCCCGGCGGGCGGCAGCCCGCTGGTTCTTCAGCCAGATGCCCACCCGGTAGCCCTGGTGGGTGGCGTCGGTCGGTGCCAGCAGGTGCCCGTTCTCCTCGGCCCATCCGCGCGCCGCGGCAAGTCCTTCTTCCCAGGCGACGTCGTAGTACGACCACACCATCCCCAGCTTCTCCAGCTGTTCAACACGGTCGGCGTCCATGTCCCCGCGGGCGTAGAACCTTCTGGCATCGGCGATCCATTGCCCAAGTGAAAACCCGGCGAGCGAGGCCGGCCACCCCTCAGCGTCGGCCTCCTGGCCGTCGTGGGCGGGGACGCGGTAGGTGAACGGCACGCGCAGGTCGCCGTGGAGCCGGTTGTAGATGACGGCGGCCTCGATGCCGCGCCGCCAGTGAGCGTGTTCCGGGTTGATCACCCGTAGGTTGATGAACGCGGCCAGCTGCGCCGGGTCACGCGGCGTACTGAACTTCAGCAGCTCCCGGGCCGGCACCGACAGACCACGGTCGCTCCCGGCTTCCTCACCCTCCGGCCCGCCGCTGCGGCTCTGCACGCCCCTCACACTGCTGCGGGCCTGCTGCTCGGCGAGCTGCTCCACAACACGGCTATCGTGCGCCCGCAGCGCCTCAAGCAACTTCGCCAGTCCGCCGTACGCCCGGGAGGTGAGCATGTTGTCGGCCGTCTCGCCCGGCTCGAGCAGGACCGGCACTACGAGGGAGGCGACCTTGCCTTCACCGTGCTGGATGCGCAGGGCGCGGCCGACGGCCTGGACGAGGTCAGGCATGGAGCCGCGGACGTCCGCGAAGTACACAGAGTCACATTCTCGGGTGTCGACGCCTTCGCCCAGCACGCGAACGGATCCGAGGAACGTCTTCTCCACGACCGTGTCGCCAGCAGTAATTCCCCTGGAGAACTCACCCAGGACGCGGCGCCGGTGGTTCGGCTTGTGGTCGCCGCACAGCCAGTCTGCCCAGATCGTGCGCGGGTACAGCTCGGGATCCGCAGCGTGCAGCTGCGTGGCGACGTGGGGCAGGCCAGCCGCGAACGCCTCGGCTTCGCGGACCTGGTGATGGAAGACGAGCGTGCGCCTAAAGCCCTCCTCCGACGACGCCTTGAGCAGAGCGGTCTGCAGCGCGGCGAGGCGTGCCCCGCGGACCTCGTCCGAACGGCCCTCAGCGCCCAGGAGCTGGGCGGCTTGGAGCTGGGTGTCGGTGATGTCCAGGCACACCACCTGGTAGGGCGCGCAGATCCCCCGGTCGATCGCCTCCGACAGCGTCAGTGTGTAACAGCGTGCCCCGAACGGCCCGTCCGGGTCGTCCTCCATCGAGGCGACCAGCTCACCCGGCGTGCCTGGCACAGCCTCGGAGTCCTCGTTCAGTTGCCACAGCCGCGGCGTGGCGGTCATGTAGAGCCGCCGCAGGGCGGGGATGCGGGTGTTGTCGTGGACGACCGCCCACGGTCTGCCGATCCGGCCGGACGTCCGGTGCGCCTCGTCCACGACGATCAGCGACCAGCCCGGAAGACCGGCGGCGTGCGCGCGCTCCAGCGTGCCCAGCCCGAGCGAGGCGTACGTGGCGAACACGGTGACCTTGTCGAGCGGCCGTACCCAGTCGACCAGCTCGCCCACGTCCGTGGTGTTCGGGAAGGACGCCTCCTCACCCCGCAGGGACGAGACCCCGATCATCGGGCCCGTGCGGCCACCCGCGCGCCACGCGGCCTCGGTCTGCGCGAGCAGATCCAGCGAGGGCACCAGGACTAGCACGCGGCCCGCACGCAGCTCCTCGGCACTCCGTGCGGCAACCAGGGTCTTGCCCGATCCGGTCGCCATGACCACCTGAGTACGCAGCCCCCGCTCCGGCACAGCAGATCGTGCAGACAATTCAAGCGCCCTAAGCACCGCGTCCACGGCTTCCCGCTGATGAGGACGAAGCTCCCTCACCGCCATTTCAATCCACCCTCTCCCGCACACCAGACGCAGCACGCCCACACCACGACACAGCCAACAGTCGACGTCAAAACGGTCTCTGGCCCACAGCGCCTACACCGCAACACCGGACCCACGCCCTGATTCTGAACACAGATGACCACCCTCAAGCGGACCACTGAACCCACACAGAACTCATAACAGCGGAGCCATCCAACTCCAAAACCTATCGCAAGCACAGAATGAAGCAGATTCACAGGGAATCAACGCAGACACCAGGGGTACTCCCTGCCCACCACTGTCCACCCTGCAGGGGAGAGTCATGACACAGAGCATTGGGAACGGCGAGGGCAACCGGTTCTGCAAGGCGTGCGGCACGCCGGCCGAGGACGGCAAACTGTGCAACCACTGCGACGCCGTCCTCGACCTCCCCGACAGCGCGGGACTGGTCGAGGACCAGGGCGCGGCAGTACCACGCGACTTCTAAGGACGCACCCAGCCGTAAGAATGAGCGGCGTGCATCGTGAAGTCGCAGGTCACAGGTCTGGTGTGAATGGC from Streptomyces sp. DH-12 carries:
- a CDS encoding DEAD/DEAH box helicase; protein product: MAVRELRPHQREAVDAVLRALELSARSAVPERGLRTQVVMATGSGKTLVAARSAEELRAGRVLVLVPSLDLLAQTEAAWRAGGRTGPMIGVSSLRGEEASFPNTTDVGELVDWVRPLDKVTVFATYASLGLGTLERAHAAGLPGWSLIVVDEAHRTSGRIGRPWAVVHDNTRIPALRRLYMTATPRLWQLNEDSEAVPGTPGELVASMEDDPDGPFGARCYTLTLSEAIDRGICAPYQVVCLDITDTQLQAAQLLGAEGRSDEVRGARLAALQTALLKASSEEGFRRTLVFHHQVREAEAFAAGLPHVATQLHAADPELYPRTIWADWLCGDHKPNHRRRVLGEFSRGITAGDTVVEKTFLGSVRVLGEGVDTRECDSVYFADVRGSMPDLVQAVGRALRIQHGEGKVASLVVPVLLEPGETADNMLTSRAYGGLAKLLEALRAHDSRVVEQLAEQQARSSVRGVQSRSGGPEGEEAGSDRGLSVPARELLKFSTPRDPAQLAAFINLRVINPEHAHWRRGIEAAVIYNRLHGDLRVPFTYRVPAHDGQEADAEGWPASLAGFSLGQWIADARRFYARGDMDADRVEQLEKLGMVWSYYDVAWEEGLAAARGWAEENGHLLAPTDATHQGYRVGIWLKNQRAAARRAAEIEQRRAEGLPVGSAAGALPEERREQLEDIDPSWCPSWPVEWQRCFHLVRMHLEAGGELPVEPGSIVHQGEDLGRWVRAQRLSWDKLTTAQQWMCGHVLGIEPAAEDEKPKPRTSQADKWAMNYAAAKQFYEREGHLRVPRKHIERITTGGEQDPGHDGEHAGHDGEEAKEHHLRLGAWVSNQRSRAAALTPERVEQLSAIGMRWI